In a single window of the Centropristis striata isolate RG_2023a ecotype Rhode Island chromosome 18, C.striata_1.0, whole genome shotgun sequence genome:
- the pigh gene encoding phosphatidylinositol N-acetylglucosaminyltransferase subunit H has protein sequence MEDEAYTDINGKAISLDCQSHSSLCREFTVSVPKVSIGKVMVNTCIVWLVAYGVFLLTENTAVLSSAIFITLVGMMLHIHFVKVDHESLLVIGSLGIQLSSSYASGRETTTFIEMSKIKDIVINEAIYMQQIIYYLCVLLKDPSEPNAVSSVVPLFQSSKPRLNCLVKVYKSCQEIISKC, from the exons ATGGAAGATGAAGCCTACACTGATATTAATGGGAAAGCCATATCTCTGGACTGTCAGAGCCACTCCAGTCTGTGCAGGGAGTTCACAGTCAGTGTCCCCAAAGTGTCCATTGGTAAGGTGATGGTGAACACCTGCATTGTTTGGCTGGTAGCATACGGTGTGTTCCTGCTCACAGAG AACACCGCTGTACTGTCCAGTGCTATATTCATCACCCTGGTTGGCATGATGCTTCACATCCACTTTGTGAAGGTCGACCACGAGTCCCTGCTGGTCATCGGCTCCTTGGGCATACAGTTGTCCTCCAGCTACGCTTCAGGCCGCGAGACCACCACGTTCATTGAGATGAGCAAGATCAAGGATATTGTCATCAATGAAGCTATTTATATG CAACAAATCATTTACTACCTTTGTGTGCTGTTGAAGGACCCTTCAGAGCCAAATGCAGTGTCAAGTGTTGTGCCGTTGTTTCAG AGTTCAAAGCCACGGCTGAACTGCTTGGTGAAAGTTTATAAAAGCTGTCAGGAGATTATTTCAAAGTGCTGA